The Candidatus Eisenbacteria bacterium sequence GGGTCCTTCGCCTGCAAAAGAAGCTCAACTAACTCGGACAGTGCAGCCACCCGTTTCTCATCTGGTAGGTCATCAAAGACTTGCGCGGCAATTTCACGAACTTCGGCAGGATAACCGGTGATGAGGTGGCGGAGGCCCGTTTCGCGGCTGTCGCGTTGAAGGAGCCTGCCAACAGTTTTTGGCAGATCTTCGTTGCCTGGAAACGGCACATCAAGTTTGATCGCCAGTTCTGTAACATGGGTTCTGGCTTCTACGCTTTTCCCGCAGAGAGCCTGCCCTACAATCTCATAATCCTTCGGAGAAAGGCTTTTTGGACCAGGTTCGGGGATCTGTTCAGTCTCCCCTAGAATCACATTCTCCTCATGGAACTTTTCACCAAAAAGGTCAGAAGCGAAATTTGCGACCGCTGTTATATCCCCTTCTCCACCAACCAGCGTGGCGCTTGTGGCAATGCATCGGAAGGGTTCCGAGCGACCGCCCTCTCTCAGCCTTTGCTTGAGACGCTGCAGAAGCATCGCCATCTCAATGCCACGAGAACCTCTATATTGATGGGCCTCATCCAGGACGAGAAACGTCCACCACCGAGCACGCCCGTTGTCAAAGAGCGGGCTGTCGTCGGGTCGGAGCAATAGATACTCAAGCATCGAGTAGTTGGTGAGGAGGATGTGGGGCGGTTGTCTTCGCATTTCGGAGCGCAATACCAGCTCCCCTGACAACCGATTCGCCATGTGGTCGCGCGCGTGGCCTCGGGAGTCATTTTCATCCTTCGGCGTTTCTCCGATGTACTGTCCGTAAGTGAACCGAAAAGACGAATTCCCTTCATCAAGCCGTTTGCAGATTTCCCCAAGGCGTTCGCGCTGGTCATTTGCCAGAGCATTCATTGGGTAGAGGATCAACGCGCGCACACCTTGACACAATTTGCCTGCTTGAAATTCCTGATAAAGGTGAATCAGAATGGGGTAGAGAAAAGCCTCGGTTTTCCCGCTCCCTGTTCCTGTGGCGACAACTACGTTGCGTCCATCAAACATTCCTTGGATTGCTTGTTCCTGGTGTTGGTAGAGCAGAGGTGTGTTGTCCTGCACTACCTTCAGGAATCCTTCATCCGGTTGGAAACCAACGAGGCTTTGGAACAAGGCTCGTGGTGTTTGTCCGCGCTTGAAGACCGGTGTGGCTTCAAGGTAGGGACCCTTGCTCAGATGCCCGGAGCTAAGAGCCTCTTCGAAAGAAGCTCGAAGGTCCGGGTCCCTGAAGTAAAAGGTGGTCTTCAAGTAGCGTCGGTATCTTTCTTCAATCTCTCGCGCCAGTTCTATTGGATTCATTCTGCATACCTCTTATCATACATATTCCCAGCCCGACGAGCACCGCTTGCGTTGATATCTTTGTAACGTTTCCGAACACGATTCATGATTTCCGGAAATTCATTTTTGGCTAAGCCTGCTTTGATGCGCCAGTGTTTTTTGAGACTGAGAATTCTGGATTGCTCCTCTCCACGCAATTCAAAGGCCAAGGCAATCACACAGAGCGCGTTCTTTGTAAACTCTACGGACCCTGCCCGACGCGCAGCATGTGCTCTGGGATACGCCTTGCGTGCCTCTTTGATAAGCACGAGTAGCGGTCCAGACGTCACCTTCCGGAGACTTGTAAGCACAGTCGCCAATCGTGGTGCGGATATCATGGAAGGATTCAGGAGCGCCCTCTTTTCGCAAACCTCCTTGGCCTCAGATATCGGCGATTCCTGCTCAATTCTAGTTGGCTTCTTGGCAGGAATGATGGCGATGACTCCCTCGATGAGGCCATTAGCCCGTTCGATCCAGACCTTCAGGAAATGTTCTTGCTCGCGGTCTCCGACTTCTGTCGAATCGCCAAATTCACGCAACGGTATGGTAAGCATTTTCTCTGTAACTTTCATGTTGAATTGTCTTGCTTTGGACCGCTCGAATCCCACGGAAACTACGTCAACCCAGCGTCGTCTTGGGAGCCGTAACCATAGTGCTTTCGCTGAAGTAGCGGCAAAGTTGTTATGGGGGAGAGTAAGAAGTTGGTCTTCCCATTCAGATGGTGCATTGTGCTCTTCCTCCACGGCCCACCAGAGCCTTTCCACTAGGACGGTCACTTCTACCTGTGGCCCGCCCTTGTGACCCACAAGCCAGCGGGTCTCGTCACAAGTAGGATCTGGGGGAATGCTCAGGATGGTTTTATCATCCCCGCGCTCAATCTCGATACTGCACGCAAGGCCGTCAGCCGGTAGGACGGCACAACCAGGCTCGTGGAGGAATTCGACACACACCGGCCTATGCTCATCTTCAGAGGGAAGTGGAAACGGTTGAAGTATCCTGACCTCTTTCAGGGCGCATATGAATCTAAAGTCCAGGCTCTCCACGGGGGGGCCGAGTTGCTTGTCATAGATTCGGAGGGAGTACCAGCCAGCTCCTCGTTCTTCAAGTTTGTCCCCAAGACCAAGTTCCCCTGCTTCCTCATCCGGCGCAATCACGTCTCGCCATCGTTTTTCCTCGGCTCTCTTTCCTTCCTCAAGAATCACTATACAGTCGACGCCTGTCCACGCCTGATCACCCACGGTGCGAATTTTCGGGGGTCTTCCGCCGAAGAGGGGGCCTATGTCTTCATTTGCGTCATTCAATCGCGTCCCAAACAGTTCGAACCGCGATGCCTTCGACTCAATTACGAATGACTCACCCCCAGGGGCGCGGAAAACAATCTTTCTATCACCGTCTTTCTCAAGATCGAAGAAGTGAGCCCTATACCCGGCGAGTGACATAGGTTCTGGCGCCGCTGGCGGAGGTCCCGACAACGCCTCATCACGATCCCAGTTGTCCAGAACCATCACAAGGTATGACCCAAGTGAAGGGGATTTGACACGGCGGCCCAGGTTCTGGTTTTTTCCGCACAGTTTGAATAGAAGATAATTTCCTTCGCCGAGCGCGATCTGAGTCTCTTTGGCAACCGCATCCTCATTCCACTGGACTACCACCTGGCCGCAAACCTGCTCAAGACACCAGCAGCCTTCACTGGATTCGTCTTGTGTCAGAGGTGATCCATTTTGAAGCACCTGTAGCTCTGGTTTCTCAAGAAGATCATCTGGTACCTCTACCCACAGTATCCACCGCCGTTCTCTTTTCCAGCAACCAATTTCAGGTTTTGGGCGGAGAGGCTTGGTTTCTTGCGCTGGTCGTTCCTCTCCACCTTGGGTCAAGCCGCTTGGCCTGC is a genomic window containing:
- a CDS encoding DEAD/DEAH box helicase, yielding MNPIELAREIEERYRRYLKTTFYFRDPDLRASFEEALSSGHLSKGPYLEATPVFKRGQTPRALFQSLVGFQPDEGFLKVVQDNTPLLYQHQEQAIQGMFDGRNVVVATGTGSGKTEAFLYPILIHLYQEFQAGKLCQGVRALILYPMNALANDQRERLGEICKRLDEGNSSFRFTYGQYIGETPKDENDSRGHARDHMANRLSGELVLRSEMRRQPPHILLTNYSMLEYLLLRPDDSPLFDNGRARWWTFLVLDEAHQYRGSRGIEMAMLLQRLKQRLREGGRSEPFRCIATSATLVGGEGDITAVANFASDLFGEKFHEENVILGETEQIPEPGPKSLSPKDYEIVGQALCGKSVEARTHVTELAIKLDVPFPGNEDLPKTVGRLLQRDSRETGLRHLITGYPAEVREIAAQVFDDLPDEKRVAALSELVELLLQAKDPTTDVPLFSARYHLFLRSLEGAYVSYWPEKKVFLDRKAEDQEHTAFEVALCRECGQHYFVGPNDFKGGKLAEAIRDPSHVNFGATFFRPIENIGEEDEEEESGDTNNKQVFQLCVQCGEMGKGKPRCGHNNPIQVVREESPKDEDRADQMAQCGACGYNAAGRDPVREVVHGTDGPNAVIATTLYQCLPEKRKKVLAFADGRQEAAFFAWYLEDSYKNILSRNLVLKIARSFTHYPAEGISLYTIADKAFHSYHNAFREKGSDDEPMIRKNIWRALYREFLTDEQRISLEGVGLVRWSVSWPNWF